The genomic segment tgcgcataaaatatgaatataatatacaaatttagaaaaaaatttctgggggtccacctttTCTCCAAaaaccctccaaacaggacttatttactgaccatgacaatatggggctttaataaaaggtatttgagtgtagaacacaaatctgatatccagatatgggaccaagtgtagtgtaaagaagacaaatttacgaccaaagcaatatggggctcaaataaaaagtctttggaagtaaaacacgaatttgatatcaatgttcgggaaaagtgtctatggggccatcccaccccaataacaccacccaaataggaagtatttgctgaccattgcaatatgaggctcaaataagaggatttttagagTACAACACAAAtcagatatattttttcaaggccaactccctgagtggccgctcatctcccaaaacaccctacaaaCCGGTCATTGCCgaatatggaaaaatggagctcaaatgaagggtatttgggagtagaccataaatctgacatcaacattcgggaccaactgtctagaggacggCCCCTtcatcataacaacccccaagtaggacgtatctGCTCACCAAGTCAaattgggtcttcaagactgtggagctcTTATTTAGtctaaggacgaacgctattggttttgaaaaaaaatcggtccagatttagatataactcccatttatatttttcatccgatattccCTTTTAAAGcttaggagccacaattttagtccgatctttaccaaattcggcacgaagtgctttttgtgaagtcccaatatgtgtgcggaattttatcagaatcggatcagatttatatatagctcccatatatatctttcatccgatatgtaattttaaagctgtaggggccacaattttgatccgatctttaccaaattcagCATtagatgtttcgtgtgacgtcttaatacgtgtgcaaaatttcattgaaatcggttcagatttagatgaagctcccatatatatatcgcctgatttgcacttaaatggccgtagtagctacaattttcaacagatctgcacaaaatttgccacggagtgttttgttactgatcttaacatatgtgcaagatttcatcaaaatcggttcagatttagatatagcatatgcaatatttcattttcatttcctaTGCCAACACATGGTGTCCTTTGCTACTGCTGCTGCAGCTTCGACTGCCACTGCGGCTGCATTTTTCCCTCTCgcttagaaaacaaaaaacgtgCAACAGAAGCAACATTCTTTGGCTGGGGCTTGTTATTAGCAAAGGCAACAGGGAAGcaatgattttcaaaaaaaaaaaacgagaaatGATTTTCCAAACATAAAGGAAGCCTGATAAGGTTGACATTCGACAGCATAAATTAGTTCCAAATGAAAGAGCTTAGAAGCGGAAAAACGGAAGTGGTGAAGGAAAAGCTGCTGCTAATGTTaaatgaaaatcataaaaacacACCAGTCGCACGTGCTGCACCAACCCAAATAATGATCATAAGCTGTAGCACCAAATCCTTGGACCATTGGCATACCACTGTATGCAGTAAGGCCTCACAATAAGGGGTTGTTGTTCCCCTAAGTGGGGGTTTGTGTTTTTAATTTTCGGCTTGTGCAACATTAgcactaaacaaaaaaaatgcccACTACCAAGAAATTGCACCTTGAGGCAGTGTGATTTACAAAACGTACATAAATCCTGAGTCATGCATGCAAGGCAATGatcattcaaatttttggagaaaaaaaacgTACTTCTGGCAGGAAATAGGATCTTAGGAGGGTTGTATGtaaatttgaaaagaaaaactagTGCTAAGGATAGTTCTACTGAGCAATATCATCCTTACATAGTATAAAACAAAGTCGCTTTCGCTGTATGTCCGTATGTATGCATAGATCTTTATAACTACGCAACGGATTTTGATGCggttttttttaatagataGAGTGATTCTTAAGGAAGGTTTGTATCCTTACATAGTATAAAACAAAGTCGCTTTCGCTGTATGTCCGTATGTATGCATAGATCTTTATAACTACGCAACGGATTTTGATGCggttttttttaatagataGAGTGATTCTTAAGGAAGGTTTGTATGTATAATAAATGCATAATATAGTAGAGAAACACTGATAAATTTAAAGGTTTCTAATGTGATGTCGTAAATAAGAACGTTTTTTTGCGCTTATATTGCAAACGCTGGCTGAACCCTACGAGATAGACCAAAATAATGTACTACAGTATCGTTCACCTTAAAAAGTTCAACAAAAAAGTCCGCGATGGTATATGTCTATCTCTTAGGGATAACCCAGCATAACCATTTTTATTCTTTACTAAAAAATGGTTATTTACGAAGTGATTTTAAACAATACAGCATTAATCCTTATCCAATTAAGTACCTTAAATAAATTGTGCATTTATTATAGATCAATATGCTTTTTACAGCATGTAATTTAAGTGAATATTACCGAAGATATTACAAATTTATTATATTAGTAGTATTGTAAGTACATTAGGTTAGATATGATTAGCTTAAAACCATATTTCTTGGTATTTCTTCCATTAAGACTTTGATTTGAATTTAGAGTTAAGGCTATTTAGTATTAGGGCGAGCATTTTCAATAGAAGAACTGAATAGAATAggtatattttgttgttgataatcttttgtttttgtaatatatTAATTAACTATAAATATATTCTTTGACATAAATTACATACTCTTATAAAAGATAAATTAACGAATAGTAAGTAAATATTTTTCACTCCAGCACTAACCAATAATTAGTGCAATTAGTTCATAATCATACGTATAGTTTTAAGTTGTGAGTTTAATCAAGTACTGAGTACCtaagtataaaattttgaacagacaTTATAAAGTCATGTCCGGAAGACGTCGTCGTGCGAACATAGGTCGTAGTACAGTGAATGCCAGAAGAGCACGTTCAGCAAGAGATGAAGAATCGTCAACGGAACGCGAGGCTCGCCTCAGCCAGCTCCGAGAAAGAAATAGAACTGCGAGAGAAAGAGAATCCTCAATGGAGCGTGAGGCTCGCCGCAGCCAGGATCGGGTTAGACGTAGAGTTCAGAGAGCCAGAGAATCCTCTGTAGATCATGAGGCTCGCCTCAGCCAGAATAGAAATCGAATACAGAGAACGAGAGAATCAGCACAGACACATAGTAACGCTGAACAAAACGGACAACCGATCAGCCACAGATGGGTAAATAAAGAATATTCTGCCATGAATTACGATCCTTTGATTTGTTACAAGGATGATCGTATTGTGTCCATAGGTACTATGTCAGTAGTGTGTGAATATTGTTTGGCATTGAAGTTCAAGGACGAATCGAAAGGTTTGTGTTGCTTACAAGGAAAAGTAAAATTAGAAGAAATTCTTCCTCCACCTGAACCACTTCACTCTCTGCTTACGGGTGATCATCCGAAATCCAAACAATTCATACGCAATATCCGCCGTTACAATAACGCATTTCAAATGACGTCTTTCAAAAGTAAGCAAGTTGTTGAGCGCGGTTTTATGCCTACATTTAAAATTCAAGGGCAAGTGTATCACTTGGCTGGGAGCTTGCTACCACTTCGACCAGATGAtcacaaatttctgcaaatttattttattgcagACCCAGATACACAAGCATCAACGCGGTGTTCGATTGTCGCACAGCCAATAGATATAGATTTGATCAGATCTCTTCAAGATATGTTACATTCTCATAACAGCTACATTCAGTCTTTTAAAACTGCTATTGAGAGTGTTCCAGTAGATACTCCAGACTACAATGTCGTAATCCATGCAAATAAAGTTCCTGTTGGAGAACACAGAGGGCGATATAATGCGCCGTCCACGAGTGAAGTAGCAGTGGTAATAGCTGGACAGCAATTCGACAAAAGAGATATTGTGTTGCGCAGTCGTGAtgataatttgcaaaaaatatcaGAGTTACACAGATCTTATGACAGCTTACAATATCCTTTGATGCTATGTCGCGGAGAAGATGGTTATACCATTAATGTTCCTCAAGTTGACCCAACCAGTAGTGCACCTCTGCGTAAGACAGTGTCGTGTATGAACTACTATTGCTACCGTATAATGACAAGACAAAACAATTTCAACTCTTTGCTTAGATATGGAATGTTGACAAACCAATACTTTGTCGatcaatatgcgaaaattgaaTCTGAGAGATTGGCTTACATTCGTAACAATCAAACTAAATTGAGAGCAGAAAATTACGTTCACCTTCAGGATGCTTTACAGGCGAATGAACACAGCAACAACATTGGACAGTTGGTTATACTACCTTCATCATTCACAGGTGGACCTCGATATTTACATGAAAAATCACAGGACGCAATGACTTATGTCAGACATTACGGTAAACCTGATTTATTCATTACTGCAACATGTAACCCAAATTGGCCAGAaatcaaagaaaatattaataCCAATTTAACTCCACAAGACAGATATGATATAGTTAATAGAGTCTTCCATTTAAAAGTACAGAAACTCCTACACCTCATTAACAAGTCTCATATATTCGGTCCGCCGCGCTGTCATATGTACACTATAGAGTGGCAGAAACGTGGTTTGCCACATGTACATCTGCTGGTGTGGTTAGTGAACAAAATTAGACCAAATCAAATCGACAGCGTAATTTCAGCTGAATTACCGGTTAAGGAAGATGATCCCGTCCTGTTTGAAATAGTAAAAAAACACATGGTACACGGTCCCTGCGGGACTTTAAATCGTAATTCTGCATGTATGCGAGATTCCAAATGCAGCAAAAAATTTCCGAAGCCgtttcaaatacaaacatctACTAGCGATGACGGATATCCCAAATATCGACGACGATCGCCAGATCAGGGTGGGCAAAGTGCCACAGTCGGAAACTACGATATTGATAACCGATGGATCGTTCCACATAATCCGctccttttaaaaatttttgatgcccacaTCAACGTCGAGTTGTGCAGTTCAATAAAGTCGATCCAATATGTTACTAAATACATTAATAAAGGTAGCGATCAAGCTACTTTCAGCATACAATCACCAAATGAAGTGGAAACATATCAGTCTGGACGTTACATATGCAGTTCTGAAGCAGTATGGAGGATGTTATCATTCGAAGTTCACGACCGAGCTCCCACTATTGTCCACCTTGCAGTTCATTTAGAAAATGGACAAAGAGTATATTTCACTGAGAACAATATACAAGAAGTTGTCTATAACCCGCGGGACACTACATTAACAGCATTCTTCAAGTTATGCGCTCAAGATGATTTCGCGAAAACACTGACATATGACAGAGTTCCAACTTACTATACATGGAACCAGAGTTCTAAAACATTCCAACGACGAAAACAAGGAACTGCGGTCGATGGTTTCCCCGGAATAAAAAAAACTGATGCTCTTGGTAGAGTCTACGCGATTCATCCCAACAACAGCGAATGCTTTCATTTGAGAATGTTACTCCATGTTGTAAAAGGCCCGACATCCTTTGCACACCTGAGAACTGTACAAGGTGTTATTTACAATACTTATCAAATGGCATGTAAAGCTATGGGACTCTTGGAAGACGATTCTCACTGGGAAAATACATTATCAGAAGCAGCTATTTGCAGTTCCGCTACATCATTAAGATATTTATTTGCCATCATAGTTGCGTTTTGTCAAGTAACTGATTCTGTTAGTCTATGGaataaatttagagaaaatatggCCAGTGATATTCTGATTCGGCAACGGCGAGAATTAGTTTCAGATGATTTACAATATGACCAAAACATATTTGATGAAGCATTATTTGAATTGAACAAAGTAGTGCAACTACTGACGAGTAAATCGATCAATGATTTTGGACTGCCGATGCCAGCTAATATTAACTCAGATTTAACGAATAATGCCGAATACACAAGAGAAACATCATACGATCAATCGAAACTTTTACAAAATATAGCCCAAGATGAGCCACGATTGAACATCGATCAGAAAAAAGTATTTACTACATTACTATCATCAATTGATAACAAtgaaggaaaaatattttttcttgatgCCCCAGGAGGTACaggtaaaacatttttaattaatttgctTTTAACAAAAGTCAGATCCACCGGAAAAATTGCATTAGCTGTCGCGTCATCCGGCATTGCTGCTACGCTTTTAGAAGGAGGCCGAACTGCACACTCTACATTCAAGCTCCCGCTGAAAATCGCTACCGATGATAATAAAAGCGTCTGTAGTATTTCTAAACAGAGCAATACAGGAAAATTGATCCGTGACTGCTCATTAATAGTCTGGGATGAAGCCACCATGTCAAACAAGACATCTGTGGAAGCACTGGATAGGACAATGCGCGATTTGCGCAGTAAAAATGCACCTATGGGTGGATGTACAATTCTGTTCTCTGGAGACTTTCGTCAAATCCTACCGGTTGTCCCTAGAGGAACACGTGCGGACGAAATAAATGCTTCCCTAAAAAGATCCAACCTTTGGCCATACGTTAATAAGTTAGAGCTTAAAACTAACATGAGGCTTTCATTATCTTCACGTGAGAACAGGCTTTTTTCAGAGATGCTGCTAAAAGTTGGCAATGGAAAGTTAACTCAAAGTGATGGAAGGATTAACCTAGATAACCTTTGTGTTTTGATAGACAACATCCAAGATTTGGTCAACAATGTCTATCCTGACATTCATAACATAAGTTGTAAGACTCTATCTTGGTTCAAAGAAAGAGCCATCCTGTCACCAACCAACGAACAAGTA from the Stomoxys calcitrans chromosome 1, idStoCalc2.1, whole genome shotgun sequence genome contains:
- the LOC131997788 gene encoding uncharacterized protein LOC131997788; amino-acid sequence: MSGRRRRANIGRSTVNARRARSARDEESSTEREARLSQLRERNRTARERESSMEREARRSQDRVRRRVQRARESSVDHEARLSQNRNRIQRTRESAQTHSNAEQNGQPISHRWVNKEYSAMNYDPLICYKDDRIVSIGTMSVVCEYCLALKFKDESKGLCCLQGKVKLEEILPPPEPLHSLLTGDHPKSKQFIRNIRRYNNAFQMTSFKSKQVVERGFMPTFKIQGQVYHLAGSLLPLRPDDHKFLQIYFIADPDTQASTRCSIVAQPIDIDLIRSLQDMLHSHNSYIQSFKTAIESVPVDTPDYNVVIHANKVPVGEHRGRYNAPSTSEVAVVIAGQQFDKRDIVLRSRDDNLQKISELHRSYDSLQYPLMLCRGEDGYTINVPQVDPTSSAPLRKTVSCMNYYCYRIMTRQNNFNSLLRYGMLTNQYFVDQYAKIESERLAYIRNNQTKLRAENYVHLQDALQANEHSNNIGQLVILPSSFTGGPRYLHEKSQDAMTYVRHYGKPDLFITATCNPNWPEIKENINTNLTPQDRYDIVNRVFHLKVQKLLHLINKSHIFGPPRCHMYTIEWQKRGLPHVHLLVWLVNKIRPNQIDSVISAELPVKEDDPVLFEIVKKHMVHGPCGTLNRNSACMRDSKCSKKFPKPFQIQTSTSDDGYPKYRRRSPDQGGQSATVGNYDIDNRWIVPHNPLLLKIFDAHINVELCSSIKSIQYVTKYINKGSDQATFSIQSPNEVETYQSGRYICSSEAVWRMLSFEVHDRAPTIVHLAVHLENGQRVYFTENNIQEVVYNPRDTTLTAFFKLCAQDDFAKTLTYDRVPTYYTWNQSSKTFQRRKQGTAVDGFPGIKKTDALGRVYAIHPNNSECFHLRMLLHVVKGPTSFAHLRTVQGVIYNTYQMACKAMGLLEDDSHWENTLSEAAICSSATSLRYLFAIIVAFCQVTDSVSLWNKFRENMASDILIRQRRELVSDDLQYDQNIFDEALFELNKVVQLLTSKSINDFGLPMPANINSDLTNNAEYTRETSYDQSKLLQNIAQDEPRLNIDQKKVFTTLLSSIDNNEGKIFFLDAPGGTGKTFLINLLLTKVRSTGKIALAVASSGIAATLLEGGRTAHSTFKLPLKIATDDNKSVCSISKQSNTGKLIRDCSLIVWDEATMSNKTSVEALDRTMRDLRSKNAPMGGCTILFSGDFRQILPVVPRGTRADEINASLKRSNLWPYVNKLELKTNMRLSLSSRENRLFSEMLLKVGNGKLTQSDGRINLDNLCVLIDNIQDLVNNVYPDIHNISCKTLSWFKERAILSPTNEQVDKANNLILAKIDTQTQIYYSVDTVLDSEEAVHFPTEFLNSLNPSGLPPHKMELKVGCPVILLRNLNPPKLCNGLSYAIVCSGSGGSSSSTSYR